In the Sporichthyaceae bacterium genome, ACGCCGCACTCGACGAGCAACACCTCGGCCAGGTCGGGCGCCGAATGGTCTACCGCCTCCAGCACCGAGTGCACCAGGGTGCCGAAGGCCGCGCCGCCCGGCAGATCCGCGATCGGCGGGGGCGGCGGCCCGGCCGGTGCCGCCGCTGCCTCGACCGCCGGCGCCGCGGCCTCGTCGACCGTTCCGACGGCGTCCGGATCGTCAGCGGTGGTGGCCGATTCCCCGGCGGCGTGGGCCAATGCGGTCAACGCGCTGTAGGAGGTCCGCCGCCAGTCGGTGTCGATCTCCCGGTCCAGCACGGCGGCCACCGGGTCGCAGGCCTGCGACCGCGGGGCCTGCCACACCTGGACCTGACGGACCGTCACATCGGCTGTGGCGAGTCCACCTCCCGACCCGGAAGCCCGGACCGCGGCCAGGGTGCGTGCCGCGGCGTCGTCGGGCAGGTACCCGGGCGAGGTGCCTGGCCCGCCGAACAGCAGCCGGTTCAGCGAGGAGTACGCCGTCGTCGTCGACCGCGCCCACCACAGGGTCAACGCCGACCGGGCCCGGGTCGCCGCGACGTAGAGCAGGCGCAGATCCTCGCCGTCGTCCTCCAGATGGTGCGCCGCGACGGCCTCCCGCCACCCGCTGCTGCCCCGGCCGCCGACGTTGGTCAGCCGCCGGCCGGTCGGGTCGTGGTAGCGAGCCACGTCCGGCTCGTCGACCCACCGGCTCCACCCGAACGGCACGTAGACCAGCGGGAACTCCAGGCCCTTGCTCATGTGCACGGTGACCACCTGGACCGCCCGGGCATCGGAGTCCAGCCGCCGACTGCGCTCGGCCGTCGGGTCGAGCCGATCGGACTCCTGCACCCGCCGGCGCAGCCAGGTCAACAACGCCGCCGGCCCGAGCGACTCGGTGGTGGCGACCGCGTGCAGCACGTCGGCGATGTGCCGCAGGTCGGTGGCCAGTCGTTCGCCGCCGGTGCGCCCCAGCAGTCGGGCGGTGCCCCGGTGGTCGGCGTCGACGGCGGCGAACAACGCGGCGACGCCGTCGCGGCGCAGCACCGCGCCCCAGGCACGGACCTGCTGCGCCAACGCGTCGTGTCCCGCGTCGCCCCAACCCAGCAACGTGCGGGCACCGACCCCGACGAACGCCGACAACGCCAACCGCCGCACCACGCCCGCCCGGTGCGGCTGCTCCAACGCCTCCAGCAGGGCCAGCCAGTCCGTTGCCGCGCGGGTGGCGAACACGTTCGTCCGGGCCTGCAGCACACACGGCACCCCGGCAGCCAGCAGCGCCGTGCGCACCTGCTCGGCCTGCGAATTCGTCCGCACCAGCACGGCGATGTCGCCCGGGGTGACGGCAACCGCTTCCGCCTCGGGCCGCGCCCGCAGCGTGCTGCCGTCGCCGAGCACCCCGACGATCTCGGCGACCAGATCGGTTGTGACGCGCTCGCGCACCTGCGGCGCCAGGGGCAGCCCGTCCTTGGACGTCGGGAACCCGGCGGTGTCGAGCATCCGCAGCTGGACCGCGGCTCGACCGTCGGGCCGGTGCAGCAGAGGTTCGGGTCGTCCGGCTTGCACCGGCCGCACGACGATCCGGTCGTCGCCGAGGGCCGCCCCGCAGAACACCGCGTCGAGCCCGCGCAGCACCCCGGCGTCGCTGCGCCAGTTCACCGGCAGCCCGGCGCGTCGGTCGGCGGAGGCCGCCGCGGCCAGGTAGCTGTGCAGATCGCCACCGCGGAACGCGTAGATCGCCTGCTTCGGGTCGCCGATCAGCACCAAGGTGGTGTGGCCGGCGAACGCGGTGCGCAGGATCTGCCACTGCACCGGATCGGTGTCCTGGAACTCGTCGACCAGCACGACCCGGAACTCCTCGCGCAGCCGGGCGGCCACCGCCGGCCCGGCCTGCGGGTGGACCAGCACGTCGCGCAACCCGATCAGCAGGTCGTCGAAGCTCATCGCCCGGTGTGCCTGCAGCCGCGCGACGACGTCGTGCCGCACCCGTTGCGCGAATCTGGTCCGGACAGCTGCCGGACCGGTCTCGCTTGCCGGGTCCGGCGCGAGCTCGGCGTGCCGGTCGCCGGCGGCCGCGGCGGCGATGTCCAACGCGTCGCGCACCCCGAACGTGGGGTCGCCGGCGACCGCCCAGCGCCGCACGTACAGGTCGAGTGCCACCTCGCGCACCAGCTCGCTGATGTCCTCGACCAGTTCGGTGTCCGGGTCGGCGTCGGCGGCCGAGCCCAGGCCGCGGATCACGAGTTGGCAGAACCGGTGCGTGGTCACGATCGTGGCCGCGTCGAAGTCCGCGGTGGCGGCGGACAGCCGGGCCAGCCGTCGCGCGACGACGTCGCTCGACCCATCGGCCAGGTGGGCGAGCAACGGGTCGACAGGCCGCGCCGAACCGTCCGCGACGAACGCGCTCAACGCGTCGCGTGCCTCGGTCAGCCGTTCCCGGACCCGCTCCCGCAGCTCGCGGGTGGCGGCCCGACCGAAGGTGATCAGCAGCAGTTGGGCCAGGTCGACGACGCCCTCGGCGACGTACCGGGTGACCAGCGCCGCGATCGTCCAGGTCTTGCCGGTGCCCGCGCTGGCCTCCAGCAGCGTGGTCCCGGTCGGCAGCGGAGCGAGCACGTCGAACGGCACCGGTTCCAGCCC is a window encoding:
- a CDS encoding UvrD-helicase domain-containing protein — protein: MSTTVGSGSGTLHRRVSDGASGLEPVPFDVLAPLPTGTTLLEASAGTGKTWTIAALVTRYVAEGVVDLAQLLLITFGRAATRELRERVRERLTEARDALSAFVADGSARPVDPLLAHLADGSSDVVARRLARLSAATADFDAATIVTTHRFCQLVIRGLGSAADADPDTELVEDISELVREVALDLYVRRWAVAGDPTFGVRDALDIAAAAAGDRHAELAPDPASETGPAAVRTRFAQRVRHDVVARLQAHRAMSFDDLLIGLRDVLVHPQAGPAVAARLREEFRVVLVDEFQDTDPVQWQILRTAFAGHTTLVLIGDPKQAIYAFRGGDLHSYLAAAASADRRAGLPVNWRSDAGVLRGLDAVFCGAALGDDRIVVRPVQAGRPEPLLHRPDGRAAVQLRMLDTAGFPTSKDGLPLAPQVRERVTTDLVAEIVGVLGDGSTLRARPEAEAVAVTPGDIAVLVRTNSQAEQVRTALLAAGVPCVLQARTNVFATRAATDWLALLEALEQPHRAGVVRRLALSAFVGVGARTLLGWGDAGHDALAQQVRAWGAVLRRDGVAALFAAVDADHRGTARLLGRTGGERLATDLRHIADVLHAVATTESLGPAALLTWLRRRVQESDRLDPTAERSRRLDSDARAVQVVTVHMSKGLEFPLVYVPFGWSRWVDEPDVARYHDPTGRRLTNVGGRGSSGWREAVAAHHLEDDGEDLRLLYVAATRARSALTLWWARSTTTAYSSLNRLLFGGPGTSPGYLPDDAAARTLAAVRASGSGGGLATADVTVRQVQVWQAPRSQACDPVAAVLDREIDTDWRRTSYSALTALAHAAGESATTADDPDAVGTVDEAAAPAVEAAAAPAGPPPPPIADLPGGAAFGTLVHSVLEAVDHSAPDLAEVLLVECGVALGRTPLYGVEPGELAAALAVTLRTPLGEAAQGRSLASFGRRDQLSELEFELPLAGGDRPAGRLRLADLAPVLDRTLRPDDPVRAWLPRLAGPELAEQPLRGYLTGSIDAVLRLGSGAYVVVDYKTNRLHPFGTPADLRHYAPDSLAAAMNAADYPLQALLYQVAVHRYLTWRQVAYSPEQHLGGALYLFLRGMPGPDVADSAEQVPGVFTWRPPAAAIVAVSDLLAAGR